A single genomic interval of Bacillota bacterium harbors:
- a CDS encoding SEC-C metal-binding domain-containing protein: protein RRRARNVVLTRSEEGSAPAARRGGRGRERPAARPAPAGQAAEGADSSGAEQGVQVVQRRVGVKVGRNDPCPCGSGKKYKHCHGRNQ, encoded by the coding sequence GCGCCGGCGCGCCCGCAACGTCGTGCTCACCCGCAGCGAGGAGGGGTCGGCGCCGGCGGCCCGCCGGGGTGGCCGAGGCCGGGAGCGGCCGGCGGCGCGGCCAGCACCCGCCGGCCAGGCCGCCGAGGGCGCGGACTCTTCCGGGGCCGAGCAGGGCGTCCAGGTGGTGCAGCGGCGGGTCGGGGTCAAGGTGGGCCGCAACGACCCGTGCCCGTGCGGCAGCGGCAAGAAGTACAAGCACTGCCACGGCCGCAACCAGTAA